A region from the Mycolicibacterium phlei genome encodes:
- a CDS encoding class I SAM-dependent methyltransferase, producing METSTLREALARRLYRRSVVASTITLPAVPAMIDEYMRMCDAIFTAVGRKFTPEQLDDCRGIIAEQVAIAYEQSPRSNIVITIDAPVGTVLNYHVRAEWYTLDGAYATWLSTRQPPLFGSHPDARLWALAGEATDPAGCPVLDIGAGTGRNALALARRGHPVDAVEMTADFADAIRADAERERLGVRVLTGDIFATTDALRDDYRLILSSEVVSDFRTTQELRSVFELAAARLAPGGRLVFNAFLARDGYEPDSAARELGQQVYTSVFTRDEMAAAAAGLPVDLVADDSVYEYEKANLPDGAWPPTGWYANWVSGQDLFDLDRERSPIAMRWLVYESRTS from the coding sequence ATGGAGACCTCGACGCTTCGCGAGGCATTGGCGCGTCGTCTGTACCGCCGGTCCGTCGTCGCCAGCACCATCACCCTGCCCGCCGTGCCGGCGATGATCGACGAGTACATGCGGATGTGCGACGCGATCTTCACCGCGGTCGGCCGCAAGTTCACCCCGGAGCAGCTCGACGACTGCCGCGGCATCATCGCCGAACAGGTGGCGATCGCCTACGAGCAGTCGCCGCGCTCCAACATCGTCATCACGATCGACGCCCCGGTCGGCACCGTGCTGAACTACCACGTCCGGGCCGAGTGGTACACCCTCGACGGCGCCTACGCGACGTGGCTGTCGACGCGTCAGCCGCCGCTGTTCGGCTCGCACCCCGACGCCCGGCTGTGGGCGCTGGCCGGCGAGGCCACCGATCCGGCGGGCTGCCCGGTGCTCGACATCGGGGCGGGCACCGGGCGCAACGCGCTGGCGCTGGCGCGGCGCGGTCATCCGGTCGACGCGGTGGAGATGACGGCCGATTTCGCCGACGCCATCCGCGCCGACGCCGAGCGGGAACGGCTCGGGGTGCGGGTGCTCACCGGGGACATCTTCGCGACGACGGATGCCCTGCGCGACGACTACCGGCTCATCCTGTCGTCGGAGGTGGTGTCGGACTTCCGCACCACGCAGGAGCTGCGGTCGGTGTTCGAACTCGCGGCGGCGCGGCTGGCACCCGGCGGACGGTTGGTGTTCAACGCGTTTCTGGCCCGCGACGGCTATGAACCCGACAGTGCCGCACGCGAACTCGGCCAGCAGGTGTACACCAGCGTGTTCACTCGCGACGAGATGGCCGCCGCCGCAGCCGGTCTACCGGTCGACCTGGTCGCCGATGACTCGGTCTACGAGTACGAGAAGGCCAATCTGCCCGACGGGGCGTGGCCGCCGACGGGCTGGTACGCCAACTGGGTCAGCGGTCAGGACCTGTTTGATCTGGATCGGGAACGAAGCCCGATAGCGATGCGCTGGCTCGTCTACGAGTCTCGTACCAGTTGA
- a CDS encoding acyl-CoA thioesterase produces MTVHPLDDAVRLTPGADGALVGRTTAPYANMVGPFGGTTAAALLHAVELHDDRAGDPVALTVNFAAPIAEGEFRIDTALMRANRTNQHWTMTLTQPNGVMTTATAVFGIRRETWSEVEAVMPDAPAPETLERFPTLEGIPFMRNYDLRYVAGPPPVDGVGQPSSTTTLWARDYPARPLDFAALTALSDIFYPRIYRRLGRPVPAGTISMTTYFHVDAAGLAAVGDDFVLATARGQQYARGYLDQTGQVWSRDGRLLVTTHQIVYYKD; encoded by the coding sequence ATGACCGTCCATCCCCTCGACGACGCCGTCCGCCTCACCCCCGGCGCCGACGGTGCGCTGGTCGGCCGGACCACGGCCCCGTACGCCAACATGGTCGGCCCGTTCGGCGGCACCACCGCGGCGGCCCTGCTGCACGCCGTGGAACTGCACGACGACCGGGCCGGTGACCCCGTCGCGCTGACGGTGAACTTCGCCGCCCCGATCGCCGAGGGCGAGTTCCGGATCGACACCGCCCTGATGCGCGCCAACCGGACCAACCAGCACTGGACGATGACCCTGACCCAGCCGAACGGTGTGATGACCACGGCCACCGCGGTTTTCGGGATCCGCCGGGAGACCTGGTCGGAGGTGGAGGCCGTCATGCCCGACGCGCCGGCGCCCGAGACGCTGGAGCGCTTCCCCACCCTCGAGGGCATTCCGTTCATGCGCAACTACGACCTGCGCTACGTCGCCGGTCCCCCGCCGGTGGACGGTGTGGGGCAGCCGTCGTCGACGACGACGCTGTGGGCCCGCGACTACCCGGCCCGCCCGCTGGACTTCGCCGCGCTGACCGCGCTGTCGGACATCTTCTATCCGCGCATCTACCGGCGCCTGGGCAGGCCGGTGCCGGCGGGGACGATCTCGATGACGACGTACTTCCACGTCGACGCCGCCGGGCTGGCCGCGGTGGGCGACGACTTCGTGCTCGCCACCGCCCGCGGCCAGCAGTACGCCCGGGGCTACCTGGACCAGACCGGTCAGGTGTGGTCGCGCGACGGGCGACTGCTGGTGACGACGCACCAGATCGTCTACTACAAGGACTGA
- a CDS encoding deoxyribonuclease IV — MLIGSHVSGDDPLAHAQADGADVVQFFLGNPQSWKKPKPREDAEVLKASSIPIYIHAPYLINVASANNRVRIPSRKILQDTCDAAAEVGAKAVIVHGGHADDNDMEAGFERWVKALDYLQTDVPVYLENTAGGDHAMARHFDTIARLWDHIGDKGIGFCLDTCHAWAAGEALIDAVDRIKAITGRIDLVHCNDSRDAAGSGADRHANFGSGQIDPQLLVAVVKAADAPVICETSDEGRKDDIAFLRENV, encoded by the coding sequence GTGCTCATCGGATCTCACGTCAGCGGCGACGACCCGCTCGCCCACGCCCAGGCCGACGGCGCCGACGTCGTCCAGTTCTTCCTCGGCAACCCGCAGAGCTGGAAGAAGCCCAAGCCGCGCGAGGACGCCGAGGTCCTGAAGGCGTCGAGCATCCCGATCTACATCCACGCGCCGTACCTGATCAACGTCGCCTCGGCCAACAACCGGGTCCGCATCCCGTCGCGCAAGATCCTGCAGGACACCTGCGACGCGGCCGCCGAGGTCGGCGCCAAGGCGGTGATCGTGCACGGCGGCCACGCCGACGACAACGACATGGAGGCCGGCTTCGAGCGCTGGGTCAAGGCGCTGGACTATCTGCAGACCGACGTGCCGGTCTACCTGGAGAACACCGCGGGCGGCGACCACGCGATGGCCCGCCACTTCGACACCATCGCCCGGCTGTGGGACCACATCGGCGACAAGGGCATCGGCTTCTGCCTGGACACCTGCCACGCCTGGGCGGCCGGCGAGGCGCTGATCGACGCCGTCGACCGGATCAAGGCGATCACCGGCCGCATCGACCTGGTGCACTGCAACGACTCCCGCGACGCCGCCGGCTCGGGCGCCGACCGACACGCCAACTTCGGCTCCGGGCAGATCGACCCGCAGCTGCTGGTCGCGGTGGTCAAGGCCGCCGACGCCCCGGTGATCTGCGAGACCTCCGACGAGGGCCGCAAGGATGACATCGCCTTTTTGCGCGAGAACGTCTGA
- a CDS encoding phosphatase PAP2 family protein has product MSTVDEPSLAPPRAAVAADEPQVQTPEVAGRRDRYFTIIRRVAVLIWAVVIVYRTITTGFAFNRELLLLYIATGLLCASIGRGRRMLYVIRDWLPFALVLLAYDLTRGAADLLGRPTLWHWQIDADRFLFNGVVPTVWLQERLKLPHPPWWEIGISTVYMSFFILPYVIAAVLWLRNREEWKAFVRLFVGLSFAALVIYALLPAAPPWAAARCTPVDVEGGPAGPRCMYKSAKGVPDGGLLGAMQSAQDGANPWIERIVGRGWRKLELHTASALIDAGQASVNLVAAIPSLHAGLSLALSVFLWNRLHRGWRPVLVAYPLIMAFTLVYTAEHYVIDLLLGWALATVVLLILNWYETRRRASASLSGFVPDPDQTGPDR; this is encoded by the coding sequence GTGTCCACGGTCGACGAGCCTTCGCTGGCGCCGCCGCGCGCCGCCGTGGCGGCCGACGAGCCCCAGGTGCAGACGCCTGAGGTGGCCGGCAGGCGGGACCGGTACTTCACGATCATCCGGCGCGTCGCCGTGCTGATCTGGGCCGTCGTCATCGTCTACCGCACCATCACCACCGGCTTCGCCTTCAACCGCGAACTGCTGCTGCTCTACATCGCCACCGGCCTGCTGTGCGCCAGCATCGGCCGGGGCCGCAGGATGCTCTACGTCATCCGCGACTGGCTGCCGTTCGCGCTGGTGCTGCTGGCCTACGACCTCACCCGCGGCGCCGCCGACCTGCTCGGCCGGCCCACCCTGTGGCACTGGCAGATCGACGCCGACCGCTTCCTGTTCAACGGTGTCGTGCCGACGGTCTGGCTGCAGGAACGGCTCAAACTGCCACACCCGCCGTGGTGGGAGATCGGCATCAGCACCGTCTACATGTCGTTCTTCATCCTCCCGTACGTGATCGCCGCCGTGCTGTGGCTGCGCAACCGCGAGGAGTGGAAGGCGTTCGTGCGGCTGTTCGTCGGGCTGTCGTTCGCCGCGCTGGTCATCTACGCACTGCTGCCCGCCGCACCGCCGTGGGCCGCCGCCCGCTGCACCCCCGTCGACGTCGAGGGCGGTCCCGCCGGTCCGCGCTGTATGTACAAGTCCGCCAAGGGAGTTCCCGACGGCGGTCTGCTCGGCGCCATGCAGAGCGCGCAGGACGGCGCCAACCCGTGGATCGAGCGGATCGTCGGACGTGGTTGGCGCAAGCTGGAACTGCACACCGCCAGCGCGCTGATCGACGCCGGACAGGCCAGCGTCAACCTGGTGGCCGCCATCCCGTCCCTGCACGCCGGGCTGTCACTGGCGCTGTCGGTGTTCCTGTGGAACCGGCTGCACCGCGGCTGGCGACCCGTGCTGGTCGCCTACCCGCTGATCATGGCGTTCACCCTGGTCTACACCGCCGAGCACTACGTCATCGACCTGCTGCTGGGCTGGGCGCTGGCGACCGTCGTGCTGCTGATCCTCAACTGGTACGAGACTCGTAGACGAGCCAGCGCATCGCTATCGGGCTTCGTTCCCGATCCAGATCAAACAGGTCCTGACCGCTGA
- a CDS encoding calcium/sodium antiporter, protein MLAHSVWFAAGLALLIVGAEIMVRGGAGVAARLGISPIIIGLTIVSIGTSAPELAVGVVAAQGGSGALAVGNIAGTNIVNILLILGLSAFILPLRLETRTIRLELPMMAAAALTLWAVTVDGRMNRTDGAILVVLALVYTGVVIWSALRESRAVVAEFEAELAEEFDAGDGGTGPAEGRRMFANVLMTIGGIVVIVIGADWLVDGAVGMARQFGVSDALIGLTVVAIGTSAPELVTTLISTIRGDRDIAVGNLIGSSIYNILLILGVTALVPAAGMDLPNSLVRIDIPIMVAVALACIPIFISGRRVSRLEGGLMVAAYLGYLAFLLSTQT, encoded by the coding sequence ATGCTCGCGCACTCCGTCTGGTTCGCGGCGGGGCTGGCGCTGCTGATCGTCGGCGCCGAGATCATGGTCCGCGGCGGTGCGGGCGTGGCGGCGCGGCTGGGGATCAGCCCGATCATCATCGGCCTGACCATCGTGTCGATCGGCACCAGCGCGCCCGAACTGGCGGTCGGCGTGGTGGCGGCGCAGGGCGGCAGCGGCGCGCTGGCGGTCGGCAACATCGCAGGCACCAACATCGTCAACATCCTGCTGATCCTCGGGCTCAGCGCGTTCATCCTGCCGCTGCGGCTGGAGACCCGCACCATCCGGCTCGAGCTGCCGATGATGGCCGCCGCGGCGCTGACGCTGTGGGCGGTCACCGTCGACGGGCGGATGAACCGCACCGACGGCGCCATCCTCGTCGTGCTGGCGCTGGTCTACACCGGGGTGGTGATCTGGTCGGCCCTGCGGGAATCCCGGGCGGTGGTAGCGGAGTTCGAGGCCGAGTTGGCCGAGGAGTTCGACGCCGGCGACGGCGGGACCGGGCCGGCCGAGGGGCGGCGGATGTTCGCCAACGTGCTGATGACGATCGGCGGCATCGTCGTCATCGTGATCGGGGCGGACTGGCTGGTCGACGGGGCGGTCGGGATGGCCCGCCAGTTCGGGGTGTCCGACGCGCTGATCGGGTTGACGGTGGTGGCGATCGGCACGTCCGCGCCCGAACTGGTGACCACCCTGATCTCGACGATCCGCGGCGACCGCGACATCGCGGTCGGCAACCTGATCGGCAGCAGCATCTACAACATCCTGCTGATCCTCGGCGTCACCGCGCTGGTGCCCGCCGCCGGGATGGACCTGCCGAACAGCCTGGTGCGCATCGACATCCCGATCATGGTGGCCGTCGCGCTGGCCTGCATCCCGATCTTCATCTCCGGTCGCCGCGTCAGCCGGCTCGAGGGCGGGCTGATGGTCGCGGCGTACCTGGGGTACCTGGCGTTCCTGCTGTCGACGCAGACCTGA
- a CDS encoding DNA-directed RNA polymerase subunit beta', with protein sequence MLDVNFFDELRIGLATADDIRQWSYGEVKKPETINYRTLKPEKDGLFCEKIFGPTRDWECYCGKYKRVRFKGIICERCGVEVTRAKVRRERMGHIELAAPVTHIWYFKGVPSRLGYLLDLAPKDLEKIIYFAAYVITSVNDEMRHNELSTLEAEMAVERKAIEDQRDLDLAERAKKLEDDLAELEKEGAKSDVRRKVRDGGEREMRQIRDRAQRELDRLDEIWNTFTKLAPKQLIVDEVLYRELQDRYGEYFEGAMGAEAIKKLIENFDIDAEAEQLREIIRNGKGQKKLRALKRLKVVAAFQNSSNSPMGMVLDAVPVIPPELRPMVQLDGGRFATSDLNDLYRRVINRNNRLKRLIDLGAPEIIVNNEKRMLQESVDALFDNGRRGRPVTGPGNRPLKSLSDLLKGKQGRFRQNLLGKRVDYSGRSVIVVGPQLKLHQCGLPKLMALELFKPFVMKRLVDLNHAQNIKSAKRMVERQRPQVWDVLEEVIAEHPVLLNRAPTLHRLGIQAFEPQLVEGKAIQLHPLVCEAFNADFDGDQMAVHLPLSAEAQAEARILMLSSNNILSPASGRPLAMPRLDMVTGLYYLTTMVEGDKGEYKPASKEGPEQGVYSSPAEAIMAMDRGALSVRAKIKVRLTQLRPPADIEAELFPEGWKPGDAWTAETTLGRVMFNELLPHGYPFVNEQMHKKVQARIVNDLAERYPMIVVAQTVDKLKDAGFYWATRSGVTVSMADVLVPPQKKEILDRYEREADAIEKKYQRGALNHDERNDALVKIWQDATEEVGEALRAHYPKDNPIITIVDSGATGNFTQTRTLAGMKGLVTNPKGEFIPRPIKSSFREGLTVLEYFINTHGARKGLADTALRTADSGYLTRRLVDVSQDVIVREHDCETERGILVTLAEKQPDGTLVRDAHIETSAYARTLAQDAVDTDGNVIVERGRDLGDPQIEALLSAGITEVKVRSVLTCATGTGVCAMCYGRSMATGKLVDIGEAVGIVAAQSIGEPGTQLTMRTFHQGGVGEDITGGLPRVQELFEARIPRNKAPIADVSGRVQLEEGDRFYKITIIPDDGGEPVVYDKLSRRQRLKVFKHDDGTERLLADGDHVEVGQQLMEGAADPHEVLRVQGPREVQIHLVKEVQEVYRAQGVSIHDKHIEVIVRQMLRRVTIIDSGSTEFLPGSLTERAEFEAENRRVVAEGGEPAAGRPVLMGITKASLATDSWLSAASFQETTRVLTDAAINCRSDKLQGLKENVIIGKLIPAGTGINRYRNIQVQPTEEARAAAYTIPSYEDQYYSPDFGQSTGAAVPLDDYGYSDYR encoded by the coding sequence GTGCTAGACGTCAACTTCTTCGATGAGCTCCGGATCGGCCTGGCCACCGCAGACGACATCCGTCAGTGGTCCTACGGCGAGGTCAAGAAGCCCGAGACCATCAACTACCGCACGCTCAAGCCTGAGAAGGACGGCCTGTTCTGCGAGAAGATCTTCGGACCGACTCGCGACTGGGAGTGCTACTGCGGTAAGTACAAGCGCGTCCGCTTCAAGGGCATCATCTGCGAGCGCTGCGGCGTCGAGGTGACCCGCGCCAAGGTGCGCCGTGAGCGGATGGGCCACATCGAGCTGGCCGCCCCCGTCACGCACATCTGGTACTTCAAGGGTGTGCCCTCGCGGCTCGGGTACCTGCTCGACCTGGCGCCGAAGGATCTCGAGAAGATCATCTACTTCGCCGCGTACGTCATCACGTCGGTCAACGACGAGATGCGCCACAACGAGCTCTCGACGCTGGAGGCCGAGATGGCCGTCGAGCGCAAGGCGATCGAGGACCAGCGTGACCTCGACCTGGCCGAGCGCGCGAAGAAGCTCGAGGACGACCTGGCCGAGCTGGAGAAGGAAGGCGCCAAGAGCGACGTGCGCCGCAAGGTGCGCGACGGCGGCGAGCGTGAGATGCGCCAGATCCGCGACCGGGCCCAGCGTGAGCTGGACCGGCTCGACGAGATCTGGAACACCTTCACCAAGCTGGCGCCCAAGCAGCTCATCGTCGACGAGGTGCTCTACCGCGAGCTGCAGGACCGCTACGGCGAGTACTTCGAGGGCGCCATGGGTGCCGAGGCGATCAAGAAGCTCATCGAGAACTTCGACATCGACGCCGAGGCCGAGCAGCTGCGCGAGATCATCCGCAACGGCAAGGGGCAGAAGAAGCTTCGCGCCCTCAAGCGCCTGAAGGTGGTCGCCGCGTTCCAGAACTCGAGCAACTCGCCGATGGGCATGGTGCTCGACGCGGTGCCGGTGATCCCGCCGGAGCTGCGCCCGATGGTCCAGCTCGACGGTGGCCGCTTCGCCACCTCCGACCTGAACGACCTGTACCGCCGCGTCATCAACCGCAACAACCGCCTGAAGCGACTGATCGACCTCGGCGCGCCCGAGATCATCGTCAACAACGAGAAGCGCATGCTTCAGGAGTCGGTGGACGCGCTGTTCGACAACGGCCGCCGCGGCCGCCCGGTCACCGGGCCGGGCAACCGTCCGCTGAAGTCGCTGTCGGATCTGCTCAAGGGCAAGCAGGGCCGGTTCCGCCAGAACCTGCTCGGTAAGCGCGTCGACTACTCGGGCCGTTCGGTCATCGTGGTCGGCCCGCAGCTCAAGCTGCACCAGTGCGGTCTGCCCAAGCTGATGGCGCTGGAGCTGTTCAAGCCGTTCGTGATGAAGCGTCTGGTCGACCTGAACCACGCGCAGAACATCAAGAGCGCAAAGCGCATGGTGGAGCGGCAGCGGCCGCAGGTGTGGGACGTCCTCGAAGAGGTCATCGCCGAGCACCCGGTGCTGCTGAACCGCGCACCCACGCTGCACCGCCTCGGTATCCAGGCCTTCGAGCCGCAGCTGGTGGAGGGCAAGGCCATTCAGCTGCACCCGCTGGTCTGCGAGGCGTTCAACGCCGACTTCGACGGTGACCAGATGGCCGTGCACCTTCCGCTGTCGGCGGAGGCGCAGGCCGAGGCGCGCATCCTGATGCTGTCGTCGAACAACATCCTGTCGCCCGCGTCGGGCCGCCCGCTGGCCATGCCGCGTCTGGACATGGTGACCGGCCTGTACTACCTGACCACGATGGTCGAGGGCGACAAGGGCGAGTACAAGCCCGCGTCGAAGGAGGGTCCGGAGCAGGGCGTGTACAGCAGCCCGGCCGAGGCCATCATGGCGATGGACCGCGGTGCGCTGAGCGTGCGGGCCAAGATCAAGGTGCGGTTGACGCAGCTGCGTCCGCCGGCCGACATCGAGGCCGAGCTGTTCCCGGAGGGCTGGAAGCCGGGCGACGCCTGGACCGCGGAGACCACGCTGGGCCGGGTCATGTTCAACGAGCTTCTGCCGCACGGGTATCCGTTCGTCAACGAGCAGATGCACAAGAAGGTCCAGGCCCGGATCGTCAACGACCTGGCCGAGCGCTACCCGATGATCGTGGTGGCGCAGACCGTCGACAAGCTCAAGGACGCCGGCTTCTACTGGGCCACCCGTTCGGGTGTCACCGTGTCGATGGCCGACGTGCTCGTGCCGCCGCAGAAGAAGGAGATCCTCGACCGCTACGAGCGTGAAGCCGACGCGATCGAGAAGAAGTACCAGCGCGGTGCTCTCAACCACGACGAGCGCAACGACGCCCTGGTCAAGATCTGGCAGGACGCCACCGAAGAGGTCGGTGAGGCGCTGCGGGCGCACTACCCGAAGGACAACCCGATCATCACGATCGTGGACTCGGGTGCGACGGGTAACTTCACCCAGACCCGAACGCTGGCCGGCATGAAGGGTCTGGTGACCAACCCGAAGGGTGAGTTCATCCCGCGTCCGATCAAGTCCTCGTTCCGCGAGGGCCTGACGGTGCTGGAGTACTTCATCAACACCCACGGCGCCCGTAAGGGTCTGGCGGACACCGCTCTTCGTACCGCCGACTCGGGTTACCTGACCCGTCGTCTGGTGGACGTCTCGCAGGACGTCATCGTGCGCGAGCACGACTGCGAGACCGAGCGCGGCATCCTGGTCACCCTGGCCGAGAAGCAGCCCGACGGCACGCTGGTGCGCGACGCGCACATCGAGACCTCGGCGTACGCGCGCACCCTGGCGCAGGACGCGGTCGACACGGACGGCAACGTCATCGTCGAGCGTGGCCGCGACCTGGGCGACCCGCAGATCGAGGCGCTGCTGTCGGCCGGTATCACCGAGGTGAAGGTCCGCTCCGTGCTGACCTGCGCCACCGGCACCGGCGTCTGCGCGATGTGCTACGGCCGCTCGATGGCCACCGGCAAGCTCGTCGACATCGGCGAGGCCGTCGGCATCGTCGCCGCCCAGTCCATCGGTGAGCCCGGTACCCAGCTGACCATGCGTACGTTCCACCAGGGTGGCGTCGGTGAGGACATCACCGGTGGTCTGCCGCGCGTGCAGGAGCTGTTCGAGGCCCGCATCCCGCGGAACAAGGCCCCGATCGCCGACGTGTCCGGCCGCGTGCAGCTGGAGGAGGGCGACCGGTTCTACAAGATCACCATCATCCCGGATGACGGTGGCGAACCGGTGGTCTACGACAAGCTGTCTCGTCGTCAGCGCCTGAAGGTGTTCAAGCACGACGACGGCACCGAGCGCCTGCTCGCCGACGGCGACCACGTCGAGGTGGGCCAGCAGCTGATGGAAGGTGCGGCCGACCCGCACGAGGTGCTGCGTGTCCAGGGCCCGCGCGAGGTGCAGATCCACCTCGTCAAGGAGGTCCAGGAGGTCTACCGGGCCCAGGGCGTGTCGATCCACGACAAGCACATCGAGGTCATCGTCCGGCAGATGCTGCGTCGCGTCACGATCATCGACTCGGGCTCGACGGAGTTCCTGCCCGGCTCGCTGACCGAGCGCGCGGAGTTCGAGGCGGAGAACCGTCGGGTCGTCGCCGAGGGCGGCGAGCCCGCGGCCGGCCGTCCGGTGCTGATGGGTATCACGAAGGCGTCGCTGGCCACCGACTCGTGGCTGTCGGCGGCGTCGTTCCAGGAGACCACTCGCGTGCTGACCGATGCGGCGATCAACTGCCGCAGCGACAAGCTGCAGGGTCTGAAGGAGAACGTGATCATCGGCAAGCTGATCCCGGCCGGTACCGGCATCAACCGCTACCGCAACATCCAGGTGCAGCCGACCGAGGAGGCCCGGGCCGCCGCGTACACGATCCCGTCCTACGAGGATCAGTACTACAGCCCGGACTTCGGCCAGTCGACCGGCGCCGCGGTGCCGCTGGACGACTACGGCTACTCCGATTACCGGTAG
- the eutC gene encoding ethanolamine ammonia-lyase subunit EutC, with protein MTLDHVADDAWAPLRTFTPARIGLGAAGVSEPVGSVLRFKADHALARDAVHIPLDVDAVVADLEPLGLGPVHRVSSQARDRGEYLRRPDLGRIPADTTGLPHTGADVGLVIADGLSAQAIARHAVPLVEAMLTVFDGRYRIAPPVVATQARVAIGDHIGAALGVQTVLVLIGERPGLSVSDSVGIYLTHHPVPGRTDADRNCISNIHGNGLSYAEAAAVCAALVEGARRLGRSGVDLKDTSRGGALAEGASPELAR; from the coding sequence ATGACGCTCGACCACGTCGCCGACGACGCGTGGGCACCGCTGCGGACGTTCACCCCGGCCCGCATCGGGCTGGGTGCGGCCGGGGTGTCTGAACCGGTCGGTTCGGTGCTGCGGTTCAAGGCCGACCACGCCCTGGCGCGCGACGCCGTGCACATCCCGCTCGACGTCGACGCCGTCGTCGCGGATTTGGAGCCGCTCGGGCTGGGGCCGGTGCACCGCGTCAGCAGCCAGGCCCGGGACCGCGGTGAGTATCTGCGCCGGCCCGACCTCGGGCGCATCCCGGCCGACACGACGGGCCTGCCGCACACCGGGGCCGACGTCGGTCTCGTCATCGCCGACGGGCTGTCCGCCCAGGCGATCGCGCGGCATGCGGTGCCGTTGGTCGAGGCGATGCTGACGGTGTTCGACGGCCGCTACCGGATCGCGCCGCCCGTCGTCGCGACCCAGGCCCGGGTGGCCATCGGCGACCACATCGGCGCGGCCCTCGGGGTGCAGACCGTGCTGGTGCTGATCGGGGAGCGGCCGGGCCTGTCGGTGTCCGACAGCGTGGGCATCTACCTCACCCACCATCCCGTCCCGGGCCGGACCGACGCCGACCGCAACTGCATCTCCAACATCCACGGCAACGGGCTGAGCTACGCCGAGGCCGCGGCGGTGTGCGCCGCACTGGTCGAGGGCGCGCGCCGGCTCGGCCGCTCCGGTGTCGACCTGAAGGACACGTCGCGGGGCGGTGCGCTCGCAGAGGGGGCGAGTCCGGAACTGGCACGCTGA
- a CDS encoding ethanolamine ammonia-lyase subunit EutB — MSYSQSIGGRTYQFHGLVDVLAKASPRRSGDELAGCAAESDAERAAAQWVLADIPLTTILEDPVVPYETDSVTRLIIDTHDKQVFASHLSHMTVGGFRDWLMSMAVRDDGAERIAAVAPGLTPEMVAAASKIMRNQDLILAASAVAPTSAFRTTIGLPGRLATRLQPNHPTDHPKGVAASVLDGLLNGCGDAVIGINPATDSPEAVADLLHLLDDIRQRFDIPTQTCVLTHVTTTMGLIERNMPVDLVFQSIAGTEKANDSFGVTVPMLLEANAAARELNRGTLGDNVMYLETGQGSALSANAHIGVDGRPVDQQTLEARAYGLARALEPLLINTVVGFIGPEYLYDGKQIIRAGLEDHFCGKLLGLPMGVDVCYTNHAEADQDDMDILLTLLGAAGAAFVIAVPGADDVMLGYQSLSFHDVLYVRRVLNLRATPEFEQWLMRMGIADGAGRVRPAELDMSELRALGVG; from the coding sequence TTGAGCTATTCGCAGTCGATTGGCGGGCGGACCTATCAGTTCCACGGACTGGTCGACGTGCTGGCCAAGGCCAGCCCCCGGCGCTCCGGCGACGAGCTGGCCGGGTGCGCCGCCGAATCCGACGCCGAACGGGCCGCGGCGCAGTGGGTGCTGGCCGACATCCCGCTGACGACCATCCTCGAGGATCCGGTCGTGCCGTATGAGACCGACTCGGTGACCCGGCTCATCATCGACACCCACGACAAGCAGGTCTTCGCTTCGCACCTGTCCCACATGACCGTCGGCGGCTTCCGCGACTGGCTGATGAGCATGGCCGTCCGAGACGACGGCGCCGAGCGCATCGCCGCCGTCGCACCCGGGCTGACCCCGGAGATGGTGGCCGCCGCGTCGAAGATCATGCGCAACCAGGACCTGATCCTCGCCGCGTCCGCCGTCGCGCCGACATCGGCGTTCCGCACCACCATCGGGCTGCCCGGCCGGCTGGCGACGCGGCTGCAACCCAACCACCCGACCGACCACCCGAAGGGCGTCGCCGCCTCGGTTCTCGACGGGCTGCTCAACGGCTGCGGTGACGCCGTCATCGGCATCAACCCCGCCACCGACTCGCCCGAGGCGGTCGCCGACCTGCTGCACCTGCTCGACGACATCCGTCAGCGCTTCGACATCCCCACCCAGACCTGCGTGCTCACGCATGTGACCACCACGATGGGACTCATCGAGCGAAATATGCCGGTGGACTTGGTCTTCCAGTCGATCGCCGGCACCGAGAAGGCCAACGACAGCTTCGGGGTGACCGTGCCGATGCTGTTGGAGGCCAACGCCGCCGCGCGTGAACTCAACCGCGGCACCCTCGGCGATAACGTCATGTACCTCGAAACCGGCCAGGGCTCAGCGCTGTCCGCCAACGCCCACATCGGCGTCGACGGCAGGCCGGTCGACCAGCAGACCCTGGAGGCGCGCGCGTACGGTCTGGCCCGCGCCCTGGAACCGCTGCTGATCAACACGGTGGTCGGCTTCATCGGGCCGGAATACCTCTACGACGGCAAGCAGATCATCCGCGCCGGCCTGGAGGACCACTTCTGCGGCAAGCTGCTCGGCCTGCCGATGGGTGTCGACGTGTGCTACACCAACCACGCCGAGGCCGACCAGGACGACATGGACATCCTGCTGACGCTGCTGGGCGCGGCCGGTGCGGCGTTCGTCATCGCGGTGCCCGGCGCCGACGACGTGATGCTCGGCTACCAGAGCCTGTCGTTCCACGATGTGCTCTACGTCCGGCGTGTGCTGAACCTGAGGGCCACACCGGAATTCGAGCAGTGGCTGATGCGGATGGGCATCGCCGACGGCGCCGGCCGGGTCCGGCCCGCCGAGCTCGACATGTCCGAACTGCGGGCGCTGGGGGTGGGCTGA